The genomic interval ATTCAAAACATCTATTCAATGCGGCAGATAAGATTTTTGCCATTACCCGGGTTATTCAGACCAAAGACTGTTCGTCTGATTGGTTGCGGTGCATAAATCATTGACAAGCCTGTCCATATTGGATACTCAGCGCGTGCGTTTGACAAAGAGGCACTGAGCGAAAATCCCATTCGGAGGGGCATTAATTGATAGGCACTTATGTAAATACCGGAACGATATTGGGTGGAAGCCTGATCGGACTGGCCATCGGCAAGCATCTTCCGGAACGGTTAAAAACCACCATCATGCAGGCGTTGGGGCTTGCGACACTGCTTATCGGCATGCAGATGGCGCTTTCCGGGGGCTCCCCCCTAACGGCCATAGCCTGCCTGCTTGCAGGCGCCGTCACAGGCGAACTGCTGAAAATCGAACAGGGGATAGAGCTTGCGGGAGAATGGCTGAAAACAAAGACAGGCTTGGATTCGCCTACTTTTGTCCAGGGATTCGCCTCCTCGTCAATCCTGTATTTAAGCGGGGCGATGATGATTGTCGGCTGCATCCAGGACGGCGCGGCCGGCGACCCCCATACCCTTTACGTCAAATCGCTCCTTGACGGTTTTGCCGCTACCGCCCTAACCGCAACGCTGGGGGTAGGAGTCGCCTTTTCAGCCTTTTCCGTCTTGTTGGTACAGGGGGCAGTGACCCTGCTTGCCGCGCAACTCGCCTTTTTACGGGAGGCAGCCCTTCTAACTGCCGTTACGGCAACCGGCGGCCTGATGATCGTCGGCATCAGCCTCAACCTGCTTAAGCTTACAAGGATTCGCATCGGCAATTTTATCCCGGCGATATTCTACGCGATAGGCTGGTCGTATTTTTCCAGATGACATGACATCAAAGTCCGCTAACGCTCCGGCTTTTCGCCTCTTGCCGGGGCGTAGAATCCATCCCGGCGCTTCACCTTGTTGAAACGGTACTGGACATAGGCGTCGCGCACCGCCACATACGGATCAAGCGCCGCCTGTTTGAGCGCCTCGTAATCGCCAATGCTGAAGGAGACGTCATTTATCCTTTCATAAGCGCCCACTCCTGCCGACTCGTACCACTGATCGAGATAGGAAAAGGGATTGAGAAATCCGTCCCCGGCCATCCCAATCGTGTCGCGGGGGCTGGAGGGTCCGAATATGGGCCAATGGATGTAAAAACCGTGTCCGATTCCATATAAGCCCAGAGTCTGCCCAAAATCCTCGCCGTGTTTCGCCAGATTTATCTCCTTGTCGGAAGCGGGATCAAACATGCCCCCAAAGCCCACCAGGGTGTTCAGGGCAAAGCGGCCGACCTCGCTTGCGGCGCCCGTCAGGTTCGCCTGCAGCAGACAATTTACAAAACGCGCCGGGAAGGCCGCATTTGAGAAAAAGTTTTTGACAACCACCCGGACATCCTCGTGAACCACCTTTTTGTAAGCCCGGGCTACCGGTTTGAGCACCCAGAAGTAAAGCTTGTCGTTGAACTGAAACATCGCCCGGTTAAAGGGTTCGAGCGGATCGGCAATGGTTAATCTTGTGCCGTTTTCCCCTTGGCCGTTCTTTTCGGAATTATCTGTACTCTGATAATCACCAGGTTTACGCAACTCCTCCGGCTCCTGATAGTCCCCCTCAAGCTCCGCAGCGGCGCTGCTGGCATTACCGACATTGCTTGCAGAAACAATCTCAGCGCTCTGTTGTTTTTGCGCCAACGGAACCGCTGCTCCTATTGATTGCGGAGCGGTCGTCTCTGACTGAGCGGCAGGAGTCGGCGCTTGCTCTATCGTTGTTTGAGCAGGCGATTGATTGGGATAAGCAGTGGGCGCCGGGCTGTGGGCGCAGCCGATGGCGAGAAAAAAAAGCAGCAATAGAGGAAATGCATTTATTTTCATAAGCTTAATGATCCCCTGAACACATTGGAATTTATAGTACAAAAAAAATTACGCCCTTCTTTGCTATTTTTCCTTAATCTTTTTTCTGAGAATTTCCAGAAGCTCTTCGGTCGTATTTTTGGCCAGAATCTCGTTGAACTGGGTTCGATAGTTCTGCACCAGGCTTACATTCTCGATAACCACATCATACACCCTCCAGACGCCGTTTTTCTGGATCATCATGTAGTTAACGGGGATTTCCTTGGAGGCGGTAACAACCCTTGATTGAATCTCGGCAATATTTGCGGAGAGCATCGTCTCCCGGTCGAAAAGAACCTTCTCGTCATTATAGGAGACAATTTTATCGCCATAGGCCCGCTCCAGCACCTGCCGGAAAAGCCTTACAAATTCCTGGCGCTGGGGGACGCTGAGATTATTCCAGTTTCTGGCCAGCGCCCGTTTTGACAGTTCGACATCATCGAACATTTTTTCGTAAACACTTGATATTTTATCGCCCTTTATCTCTTTGGCAAACTCCGCTTTTCTGACCGGGTCCTTTAATACATCGAGAACCTCGGTTACATCTTTGCGAAGCTTTTCCAGCGGCACCCCGGCATAGGCCGCAACCGAGACAAATAAAATTAAAATAACGCCACCCAGTATCAAAGAAAATCTTTTCATCGCCTTCTCTCCCTTACCCGCCTATTATCGCTATTTTTTCTTGACATCGCCAAAGGCGTACTTCCCGATCAAATCGGCGATATCCAGGGGCGGATGTGTTTCAATGATCACCCCGCCGCTCTTGAGCAGCTCCCCTGAACCTCCCGGATCGACACTCAAATAACTGTCGCCGATAAGTCCCTCTGTTTTGATCGAGGCAATCGCATCGTCATATACCTGTATGTCCTTGTTAATCTGAATCTTTACAATCGCCTTCTGATTTTTCTGATCGAGGGAAAGATCCTCCGTCTTGCCGACCTTGAGCCCCAGCATATAGACAGGGCTGCCCTTTCTCAACCCGGTAACGGATGAAAAACGGGCCGAAAGGGGATATGTCTCATCGGCAAAAAATGATACATGTCCAAGCGTTACGGTCATATAGGCGATCATGATCAAGCCCAGAACAATAAAAATGCCGACCGTCGTTTCCATTGAGTATTTCTTCATAAAACTACCTCCTCGCAGCACAGTGAAGACGCGCTGTTTCTTTTTGTTGAGACCGGGCAGACGCTATAACGGTTTCTATCTCATCAGCAGGGAATCCCTCCGCTATGCCCATAAGCAGCGCAAAATCCCCGCCCTCGCCGTCTTGTTCATGTCCGGCGCCGCTTACGCCCCCTCGCCCACCCGTTTTTGTCTTCAGAGAGTCAACAAAATCACGGGCAAGGTCTTTTGCCTCCGCTATATTGGAATAGGGAAGGACCGTAACAAATTCGTCCGTTTTAAGACGGGTGGAAAAACCTCCCGCGGCGGTGAAATATTCAGCTACGCAGTTTTCGACTCCCTTCAGAACCTCCTCATGAGCTTCTTTCCCGCCAGTCGCAGCATCTTCCCTCAAAGTATGCACAAGAACGGCGTATATGTCCCCTTCCCCGGTTCGCTTCATCCGCGCATGATTCTGCATCTTGAACTGCCTTTTTGAATACATGCCGGTCAGTTCATGTTGAAGCCCCTCCAGGCTTCGAATAACCTCCGTCTGGAAGGGATGGTCGAAATCCTCAAACTCCTCGGGGGAACCCTGAAAGACGATCTTCTTTTGATAAAGGGCAAGAATGCGGTTGGAGATAAAATAGACGTCCGGAATCTCGTGGCTGACAAGAATTGCGGTAAAGCCAAATTTTCTCTGATACTGGGCGATCATGCTCAAAATGGCGTTTTTCCGCACCGGGTCCTGACCGGTTGTCGGTTCATCAAAAAGAACGACCTTGGGATCTGTCACCAGCACCCTCGCCAGGGCAGCGCGCTTCTGCATACCCCCGGAAAGCTCGGAAGGATAACGTTGGGCAGCTTCCGCAAGCTCCGTCTGCTCTATTCGAACCGAGACCTTTTTGTCTATTTCGGCCTTTGTCATATTCGTTGTTTCCCGGAGGGGAAGGGCGATGTTTTCGTAAACAGTCATTGAATCAAAAAGGGCGTTCCCCTGAAACATATAGCTTACCTGGGAAAGGGTCTTCTGCAGTTCACCCTTGCTCATCTCGTGGAGGGGTTTGCCCTCAAACAAGATAACGCCGCTGTCGGGCTTGAGCAACCCGATTATATGCTTCAGCAAGACGCTTTTCCCCGAGCCGCTGAGTCCGATGATTGTTGTTACCTCGCCTTCGTAAATCTGGAAATTGACGTCTTCCAGAACGGCCAGCGAACCGAATCTCTTGGTTATATTCCTGAATTCTATGAAAGGGGCAGCCATTATCCTAACCGCCTATCAGAAGGGAGGTAACTACATAATCGGAAACCAGGATCAAGACGCAGGACAGAACGACCGCCGCCGTAGTGGAAAGGCCAACGGCCTTGGCGCCATGACCATCGGTGCGCATGTGGGCGAAATAGCCCTGGTAACAGCTTACCGTGGAAACGATGATGGCAAAGACGATTGCCTTGATGAATCCGTCGGCAACATCGCCAATATCCGTATTGGACTGAATTCGATAAATATAAGAGGCTGAATTTGCCCCCATCAGCAGAACCCCGGAGATATAGCCGCCAAAGATTCCGACTACATCAAAGATCGCGGTAAGGAGGGGAAAGCTGATAATGGCGGCGGCGATGCGGGGGCTGACCAGAAAGCGCAGCGGATCGATCCGCATGGTATAAAGGGCGTCAATTTGTTCGGAAATACGCTGAATCCCTATTTCCGCGGTGATGGCCGAACCGGCCCGGGCGGTTATCATAATTGCCGTAAGCACCGGCCCCAATTCCCTGATCAGCGTCAGCGAAACCAGGGTGCCCAGCGCCCCCTCGGCGCCGAATTGAACAAGCGCGTGGTAGGACTGAAGCCCCAGCACCATCCCGGTAAAAAGGCTGACAAGGGCGATAATGCCAAAGGATCTTGCGCCTATATAGTAAATCTGATGGAGGATTTTGCTCAGTTGCTTCGGGCGGAAAATGCCGGTAAAAGCCAAAAA from Syntrophobacterales bacterium carries:
- a CDS encoding DUF554 domain-containing protein, with the protein product MIGTYVNTGTILGGSLIGLAIGKHLPERLKTTIMQALGLATLLIGMQMALSGGSPLTAIACLLAGAVTGELLKIEQGIELAGEWLKTKTGLDSPTFVQGFASSSILYLSGAMMIVGCIQDGAAGDPHTLYVKSLLDGFAATALTATLGVGVAFSAFSVLLVQGAVTLLAAQLAFLREAALLTAVTATGGLMIVGISLNLLKLTRIRIGNFIPAIFYAIGWSYFSR
- a CDS encoding VacJ family lipoprotein codes for the protein MKINAFPLLLLFFLAIGCAHSPAPTAYPNQSPAQTTIEQAPTPAAQSETTAPQSIGAAVPLAQKQQSAEIVSASNVGNASSAAAELEGDYQEPEELRKPGDYQSTDNSEKNGQGENGTRLTIADPLEPFNRAMFQFNDKLYFWVLKPVARAYKKVVHEDVRVVVKNFFSNAAFPARFVNCLLQANLTGAASEVGRFALNTLVGFGGMFDPASDKEINLAKHGEDFGQTLGLYGIGHGFYIHWPIFGPSSPRDTIGMAGDGFLNPFSYLDQWYESAGVGAYERINDVSFSIGDYEALKQAALDPYVAVRDAYVQYRFNKVKRRDGFYAPARGEKPER
- a CDS encoding ABC transporter substrate-binding protein → MKRFSLILGGVILILFVSVAAYAGVPLEKLRKDVTEVLDVLKDPVRKAEFAKEIKGDKISSVYEKMFDDVELSKRALARNWNNLSVPQRQEFVRLFRQVLERAYGDKIVSYNDEKVLFDRETMLSANIAEIQSRVVTASKEIPVNYMMIQKNGVWRVYDVVIENVSLVQNYRTQFNEILAKNTTEELLEILRKKIKEK
- a CDS encoding MCE family protein; the encoded protein is MKKYSMETTVGIFIVLGLIMIAYMTVTLGHVSFFADETYPLSARFSSVTGLRKGSPVYMLGLKVGKTEDLSLDQKNQKAIVKIQINKDIQVYDDAIASIKTEGLIGDSYLSVDPGGSGELLKSGGVIIETHPPLDIADLIGKYAFGDVKKK
- a CDS encoding ATP-binding cassette domain-containing protein; the encoded protein is MAAPFIEFRNITKRFGSLAVLEDVNFQIYEGEVTTIIGLSGSGKSVLLKHIIGLLKPDSGVILFEGKPLHEMSKGELQKTLSQVSYMFQGNALFDSMTVYENIALPLRETTNMTKAEIDKKVSVRIEQTELAEAAQRYPSELSGGMQKRAALARVLVTDPKVVLFDEPTTGQDPVRKNAILSMIAQYQRKFGFTAILVSHEIPDVYFISNRILALYQKKIVFQGSPEEFEDFDHPFQTEVIRSLEGLQHELTGMYSKRQFKMQNHARMKRTGEGDIYAVLVHTLREDAATGGKEAHEEVLKGVENCVAEYFTAAGGFSTRLKTDEFVTVLPYSNIAEAKDLARDFVDSLKTKTGGRGGVSGAGHEQDGEGGDFALLMGIAEGFPADEIETVIASARSQQKETARLHCAARR
- a CDS encoding ABC transporter permease; the protein is MLNREDIPTSDKYDDRPAIVKLLTSPLAALGRQAIHLVNSLGAAGIFLFLAFTGIFRPKQLSKILHQIYYIGARSFGIIALVSLFTGMVLGLQSYHALVQFGAEGALGTLVSLTLIRELGPVLTAIMITARAGSAITAEIGIQRISEQIDALYTMRIDPLRFLVSPRIAAAIISFPLLTAIFDVVGIFGGYISGVLLMGANSASYIYRIQSNTDIGDVADGFIKAIVFAIIVSTVSCYQGYFAHMRTDGHGAKAVGLSTTAAVVLSCVLILVSDYVVTSLLIGG